The Candidatus Desulfatibia profunda genome contains a region encoding:
- a CDS encoding acyl-CoA thioesterase, with product MEAKKAGESQVIMSHVMLPQDANPAGNVHGGVIMKHIDIAAGVVAVRHARCNVVTASIDRLDFYHPAFIGDLLTLKASLNFVGRTSMEVGVRAETENLLSGQVRHTASAYLTFVALDETGRPKEVPKLVLETEDEFRRHREARARREVRLAEKKKEKQCQQDIDSCKE from the coding sequence ATGGAAGCAAAAAAGGCCGGTGAGTCACAGGTCATCATGTCACATGTTATGCTGCCGCAGGATGCCAATCCTGCCGGCAACGTTCACGGCGGCGTGATCATGAAACACATCGACATCGCCGCCGGAGTTGTCGCGGTCCGTCACGCCCGCTGCAATGTCGTGACCGCATCCATTGACCGGCTGGACTTTTACCATCCGGCGTTTATCGGCGACCTTTTAACCCTTAAAGCCAGTCTCAATTTTGTGGGGCGAACATCCATGGAAGTCGGTGTTCGGGCTGAAACCGAAAACCTTTTGAGCGGTCAGGTCCGGCATACTGCTTCGGCGTACCTGACCTTTGTGGCTCTGGATGAAACAGGGCGGCCCAAAGAAGTGCCGAAGCTTGTCCTGGAAACCGAAGATGAATTCAGACGTCACCGCGAGGCCCGCGCCAGAAGAGAAGTAAGGCTTGCCGAAAAGAAAAAAGAAAAACAATGTCAGCAGGATATTGACAGTTGTAAAGAATAG